The sequence CGAGGTATGGAGAGTGTTCCGCTCCTCGCTACTCTAGTTACCTCCACCTTCCTTTCTACTAGTAGGTACTAGCATCATAGCATGCAGCCTCGCCTCCCCCTGTCCCGTCCCTGCCTCATCCCATCATCCAGTGGGTCTGCCCAATTAGCACACCAGGGTTTCATCGTTGATGCCAAACCTGGGATCGGATGCCGATTCCAGTCGTTACCCGAGTAAAGTAATCGATCCCATTTCTAGAAGGAGTACATGTATTGGGCGATTTGCTGAGTGTCGTGCTGCTAGAGGGGTTGGGCTGACAGGACAAATTGGTCATGTCGACATCGGAAATTGCTTCTTCAGTACCATGCCCTTGCTATCGACTCGTTGCACATTGATAAAATGTGGTGGCACTTGATAAATGTGGTGGCACCGATTCTCGGTTCCAAAGTTTTAGTGTGTATCCTGTGTCTGGGTTAAGGCAAATGTCATTAGGAGGATTAAGGCAAGAGCCCACATTCAAATTCACCAGATTTTTAACAAGTCTATTACAGTTATACTCCGCCAAGCTCTCTTTAACTTTCGAGAGCAAGTGTTTTGTCTTCCTTCATTTGTTAGCACTTGAAAGAGTTGACAACTTATGAGCCGTGAAGTATGGCAGCATGCATCCACCCACTTTTCTCTTAGATTACTGTCAATTTGAGGAATTTCCACCAGTTAAGAGTTTTCAACTCCAGACACTCTTCAGCTTAGTTTTTATGGATAACAGAGCTCCATTGAACACAAGGTGACATGGAATAGTGGCGCGCTTTTCCCCCTTTTTGTTTTAATCACATATCCATGCAGATTGCAAACTGATTTTCTGAGATTTTGCATCTTGGCAGGATTCCTTCTACTGTACTCTTTGTTGTTCTGGAAATTTCTTCTCATGATTTGTTTGATGCTTCACAGGGTATATCAAAAACTTTGAGGTCATTGATCCGCATAGAGTTGGGAAAATTAATGTGGAGCTTCATGGACGAATCAAAGATTGCAAAGCTCTTACTTACAGGCAAGACCTCAGAGCTAAGGAGATAGAACAATACAGAGTTCGGATGCTCCCAACAAGACaggtatttttatattttttatctgCTCATATCTATTGACATTTGCATGTCTTGTTAGATCCTTTTATATTTATTGTATTAGCTTCCTCCAAAAAGTAGAATCTAAGTTTCAGCTTTTATTTGGAAATTGGGCAAAAGCACACACTCTGATGACCATTATATCAGGCGGTGCATGTGTGTTGTTTTGGGGTGCTCCATTCTGATTCTCCCCACCTGTAGCAGCAGTAGCGTCCCTTTATGGTTGTCTTTTCAGTTTAGCTTCAGATGTGGAGTATGCATTTCATTTGAAGTTTAGTGTGGTATAACTAACGCCCTTTCCTGTGTCGCAGTGGGGCTTTGTTGTGATCACTACACCGAGCGGTGTTTTGGATCATGAGGAAGCAATCAAGCAGAACGTGGGGGGTCAGGTCCTCGGTTACTTCCATTGACAAGGAGAACTCTTGTCTAGCACTGAATGAGGAGGCAATGCACTGTGCCCGTATGGCATTATTACACTGTTGTTAGGACTGGACCCATTCTGTTTTGGGTTTTGAGAGCATGTTTGCTTTCCTTCATGGTCTTCAAGAAATGCAATAACATGTCAAAAGTACTAGGGAATGCTAGTTGTTAAACAGGAAGGCTGTAATTTTTCCTTTGAACTGATATATCTTGTGCATCTAGATATTCGGGGGCACATGATGGGTAAATGCCTGAGATTCTATGATCCTGCTAATAGCTCGGTCCTTGTGGTAAGAAGAACGTGCTACCTAGCTGGCCTCTCCATCTTGCAGGTTGGAGCCGTGGAGGCGTCGCTGAACCGCAAGCTTCCTTCCTGATGGAATAAATCCCTTGTCTCTTTCTAGAAGTTCCACAAGTTACTACCAGTTTAGAGCTCCAATTTCAGTAACCTGCATCACATTTCAGCAGCCTGTGTCACCTGTCAAGACTCAAGACACTGCACCTGAGACCCCTGACTACTTATTCTCTGTTGTGAGCTGAGACCCGGACCTCAAGAAAATGAAGCATCCCGTAtcgaaagggaaagaaaaagtaaaaaaaaaaaaggaaacaaagcATCGACTCAAGGGAAAAAAGAGGGTTCACAGATAGATCAAGTGTCCAAAACAGCAGCATTTTGCATTGTGTCTCTTGTCCGAAAGGAAACATGGTAGGGAGCAACAACAAAGTCTTTAACCAAGCACCAACTTCAGGCTCCTGATGAGCCGAGCCAACAAATAGCAATCGCAAAGGAACCGAAATGCACGGCGGTGGCAGGCTAAGCATCCGGGGAGAGCACGCTGGGCGACACCCAGCTGGGCAGCAACATCCCGGTGGGGAACGGGTACACTTCGTTGGCATGGCCGGCGAAGGCGACAtggcctctcctcctccctccccacctCTCCGGGCGGGCTCTGGAGAGCACCCACCTTCCATACCAACCCTCGAAGACCGCCTGCCTTCCATGGCCGCCGCTGATGAAGAGCGCGCCCTCCAGCTCCGGCACCGGCGACCACCGCGGCGGTTCCGTCGGCGAGTCGAGGCCGTCGAGGTGGAAGAAAACAAGGGTCTCCCAGTCAGTGCTCGGCGTGGCAACCAAGGCGAGCTTGTCCCCACACACCACCACCAGCCGCGAGTTCGAAAGCGCCTCCTTGTTGACCATGCCGTCATCGTCCTCCTCCACGATGAGCAGGGGTCGGATGCTCCTGCGAAGCTGCTCATCGTCGTCCAGGTGCACGGTGTAGAGGCTCAGGTCGATGTCCAAGGCGATGATCCTGTCCTTGAACACCACGATCTGGTCGATGGGTCCTATCCCGGCATGAGCCGTTCTCGCGTGCTCCCAATCATCGCTCCCGACTCGCCAAACGAGCAGCCGGCCAACAATGTCGCTGGTGCTGACGAGGAGGCACGCCTTGGGGGATGATATCGGAGCTGTGAGTGTGCAGCAGAGGAGATTGATGAAATTGACCAAGCGGGCGGCCGCCTTCGCTAATACCGGGCATGGTGGAGGGGAAACTTGGACGCCGGTGAACACGTCGATCATGGTGATATTGCCTCCCGTCTCCGAGACCGACAGGTCGGCGAAGATGGCATGGCCGTAGGAGCAGCCTACGAACACCATGCCGGGTGGAATGGTTGCCGGAACCGGGCGGTGGAACCTGATGCTTGGATTGGCCGGGTCCATGAGCTGCCACACGTGATGAACACCAGAGTGGTGGGCATCGTTGCTTAACTGGGCGCAGCTTCGGATCATGAGAGGTGGGAGGAGCTTGCAGAAGGAGGGTTTGGCTTCCATGAAGGCCGCATGCCAGCTGGGGCAGGTGGCGATGAAGGCGAGAACGTCGCGGGTGCTGCTCAGCAGGTGAATGATGGAGTGCAGAATTCCAGGTGGGAGCTCAGCCCAGCCCTGGGGTCCGGCCATTGCCAAGAGCATGCACATAGTGGTGGTGtccatgtgtgtgtgtgatgcTCCTGTAACAAAAATTATGTGAGATGAACAAAATGGCAGCTAAAAAAGAAAGAACACGATGGAGGAACCAGGTAGCAAAATGAAGTAGAAAATAAAAGCAACGATCCTGCAGTGATGGTAAGTGCTCCAGCGTCATTTGCAAGGGAAAATAACACAAACCGAAAAGGCAAGAACCAACGACCTGGTCGGCTCGGTTCACTTAAAAGATTGGTTTCGGCAAGGGAAATGCACATATTCCGTGCAGTTTTTTCAGCTGAAATCGGCCCAATACAACATTGATGAAGGCATAAAACTTAAAACAACGAatacaataataataataataataataataataataataataataaggaAGAAGGATTTGAATCCAGGTCTATAGACTAAATTCCACTTCCACTTCCACCGTCTCGACAACAAATTATGTGTAATACATAATGGAATAGACACTAATATACAGAATCTGAATCATGGTGGTTGTTCCACTGGTCGGACTACTGAACCAGTGAACCGATGACCTCGCCGGTTCAGCTTTTCATTTTATGGtcgttatggtcgttttacgcACAGGTGCACACCCACAATTTCTTTACCATCTACAGTATTTTGTGGCAAACTCATAAATTTAAGAGCAACACTCTCTACTGGTCGGCTTGCTGTGCAATATTCTAATAATTCATACTAAAATTGATAAACCAACTGCAGCGCATTCACACATGAATCATTTGTGGTCCTTTTATTCATCAAAACTTAACAAATCTTGCAATCAGAAATGGTAGGATCAAAATCAATATTACCTTTGTAGGAGGGTGCCGCACCGATCAGAGGGGGTGTGTGTCTCACcccttggcggcggcgacggcggccacaaCAGATCAGAGGGGATACACGAGTCACCCCTTGGCGGCgacagcggtggtggcggtggcgacggcACAACAGATCGGAGGGGGTGCGCGTTCACCCCTTGGCGGCAGCGGCACAAGAGGGGTGCGTGCGTCACCCCTAcgcggcacaggcggcggcggtagggaaGCAGCAGATCAGAGGGGTGCGCGCGTCACCCCttcgcagcggcgacggcggcggcgacacagCAAATCGGAGGGGTGCGAGCGTCccttggcggcggcgacacATCAGATCGGGAAGGGATGCGTGCGGCaccccttggcggcggcggcacactagattgggggggggggtgcgccTCACcccttcgcggcggcggcgacgacacaGCAGATCGGAGGGGGTGTGTGGAACACctcttggcggcggcgacgacgagtgCGTGGCTCACctcttgacggcggcggcggcggcgacacaaCAGACCTATGTGGTAGGTGGGGAGGGGTATTCGAACCCTAGAAGACATCTTTTATATGATGGCAGAGAGCAAGAAATTTCCTACCATCTCTAGGGGTAATTTTATAAATGGTTTACTAGAATTGATAGGGTTTTTCCCAGAACCCAAGCGATGGGCTCAGATGGTTCTCATGTATAGTTGTTCGCTCGTGGCTGGGAGGATTGATTTTCACGGAAACAAAACTAGAATCACATTTTTTTGTTATTATTTTGGCCATAATGTCCAAAGATATTCCCAAATAGGGTCTAGGTTGGTAAAGAGTAGCTAAGACACAATTATATTCAACAGGGACAAAATGACACGGTGATTGTTGTTGATACCGATATCATTTGTAAGGTTAATATATGTATGATGGGTTGCACAATGATGTTGACTAGCTATATATGGAGATATGTGGAATCGATTATATTGGTGATTTGGGGCATGTTAGAGAAAAATAACGATTCTCGGTGTTCTTATGGGAACTAAAGGTGGATTTGATGATCTGTATCCATTTAAAATCATAGAAAGTatctttttattaaaaaaatatgtacACCCCTCATCACATTATAATAGAATGATTCTATTATGCCAAGGGTTAGAGAGAAAAAGTCTATCACTACTCCCCCCCaccacaacacacacacacacacacacacacacacacacacacacacacacacacacacacacacacacacacacacacacacacacacacacacaagtagGACCTAAAGGGTCACAAATGAGATGGATTTTCTAAAATAATGTGAGGAACACATGCCTGATGGGTTGGGTTCTTAATGAGATGGAGTTTCTTAAATAATGTGAGGAACACATGCCTGATTGTTTAGGTTCTTACATTGGGATATATGCACCGATGACGGTGGATTCTTGAACAGACTAGGGTCTTCATCCTCCTCCATGAGGAGGCAGCCGACAGAGCACCAAATGCTCGGTATCAGTGCTAGACCGGTGATTATAAGTGAGGAGGATATGGAGACATTCACCATCTCCATGGAATAGTATGTTGTTAGTCTGATTTGATACATAAAGTTTCTACTTTTAGAAAACACGACATCCATCCTGCACAATTATACCGGTCATGGTTGAGCCGGTACTAATACATacacattagtaccggttgagaTCACCCATCGATGCTAATGTGTGGCGGCCACATTAGTATATAGTGATGATACCAACTCATACTAATGTATGCGGGGCACAACTAATGTGTGGGGCATTAAATGCAAAGTGTAAGGTGACCTATCGAAcctccttttctatttcaaagTGTTCTACACATATTTATGTTTAACACATTTCGCAACAAGTTGTAGAACACACGCAAAGTCACCAAGCAAATTAAATACAAACACATAAGAATTAAGGATAAGAGTTGATCCACGGGCTACAGACCAACCACCACCTCCGCCAGCCAGCATAGTTTGTAACTTCGCATGATgaaaactcatcatgacatataTAATcccaatgaaaaaaaaatccttaaatGGAGGGTTTGAATAAAATTTTGATTGTGTTTTTGTGCTTGTCATTACATGATGCTAAACTAAGATAACATTTGAATAAATTTGGATAgcatttttttagaaacattttTATGAAGGCGGGACAACTTTTTATAAATTGAAATAAATGTTTCATGTTCAAGAGAAAGATATTCCAGATCTAGGATGAAACTGTTATTGCTAAAAGTAAGAACTATTACAAAAGGAAAAATTTTACAGCTTCAATTGCAACAAAAGTTATTGAAGTGAAAAACTATACAAATAGAACAGATCATGGATACTCATAACAGTAGAAATATTTTgtgtaaaataaaatatttgttcaATCATACAAAAATGTGAAGAAAAAATATTGGCAGAATGAACAGGTGGGCTATACCGTATAGTAGTTTAAGCTTAGTATGAAGAAGATAGAATTCAGTCCCTAATCAGCTTATCTAACAATTTTAACCACTAATAAAACACAGAATTGCGAGGGGATGGTCAGAGAGGTGGAGATTTGTTCGACCCACCGGGCTATTTCAATTGCGCTTAATCCATCTGGGTCCCTCTTctgtcttttttcttttcaaacaatCAGAATCAAGAGTCCAAGGGAAAAACAAACTCATAATATACGGCAACAAGGCCCATAGCTTGTTGGCTTCTGTATTAGCGTCTCAACGTCACTGTGATAGAGCAAGCTAAGTTGACATTGTTAGTGACCGACCCCCTCACAACAATCTTGGGCCAAAGTTCCCTTTATATAATTGAAATCCAATGACAGTAAATCTAAAAGAAGCTAGAATTAGTTTATGAAGGCAAGTCCTAAAGTCAAGAAAAGCTTCCCCGATTTCAATAGGTGAACTTGAGAgctaagaaaaaaaacaaaatagagatgcacaatattttttttttaaaaaaagaaaacacaaaCTAGAGACACAAGAACAAAAAAGTAGAAGCACGGATGAAACACACAAAGCTTGTGTAAGAGGTTAACAATAGCTGATCCCACGATGTTGGCGTTCAAACGCTCGGAAACAGTGTTGAAGAACACGAGATGGTCGCCTGGAAACCGCGGCGAGTCCGGTTCTGCAATATCCGAGTCATTGAGGGACCGGGGCGCAAAAACCACGCTCCATGTTGGACGGACGGGCAGATAAATTAAAGGCGAGGGAAGGGCGGCAGAAAAATCCCCGAAGCAACCCACCCACCCCCGTCCCCTCCGTCCACCCCTCCCCGGCTGCTGCTCCTCCACACCGCGCGCGGCGGTGTTGACCCACCCCACCCGTCCCTCTCCCCACCACCATCAgcgctggaggcggcggtggccaagTCCCCTGGacccttcggcggcggcggcggcggcgtgcggttaTGCCGAGAGGCTCCCAGGTGCGCCCAATTCGAGCCTGGCCCGGTCGGAATTGATCGATGCGGGGGGAGCGGCGGGGGCTGGGTGGGAGGGTTCAATTTGGGCGATAGGCGGGTTGGGATTCGGCGAGGTCGATCGGGGACCGGGGGGATCGTGGGGCGTTTGACCGATCGGCGCGTCGCGTCGTGAGATCCGGGGAAGGGGTGAGGAGCGCGGTTCGTGTGATCGGGTCCGTGCGAGATTCGCGAGCTCCGGGGGACCGCTCAGGCTCAAATTTCGTGGGAGGTTGATAGGGGGTTGAAGAATTTGTGTGCGTAGGGGTCGTGTGGGTGTTTGATTTGTGAAATTCGGCCGTGATTCGCTATGTTGTTAGGGTTCGGTTTGTTTAGGGTTTCGTCTCCATTCTGGTGCGCTATAATACTTGATCATGCTCAGTTACGCATCGGTTAATGATCGTACCAGTTTATGCTCGGCGCGATGGCTAATTGGTTTGTTTTGGGGGGACTGCGCAGCTTGTGATAGATGTAGATTTTGATGTGGCTGTAATTATGTCCAGTTCCTATGCTTTTGCTGTATCAGAAGTTTATGCTAATTGGCACTCATCTACATGAAGATGTTCAACATGAGAGATAtgaatcatcaattaaatcaaaattGCTGGGACCTTTGAGCGTGGTTCCAAGT comes from Panicum virgatum strain AP13 chromosome 4K, P.virgatum_v5, whole genome shotgun sequence and encodes:
- the LOC120702409 gene encoding 40S ribosomal protein S15a-5-like; this encodes MGRRILNDALRKMVNADRRGNATALLQPISGVMVSFLNIMKHRGYIKNFEVIDPHRVGKINVELHGRIKDCKALTYRQDLRAKEIEQYRVRMLPTRQWGFVVITTPSGVLDHEEAIKQNVGGQVLGYFH